The DNA window TAAGTCTCATTAAACAGTGTCCATACACTTAACTATGAGTCTTCagccactttaattctggcaGACTAATGACCTCTTAGCATATAGTACATTATGACTACTCAGTCATTTATTATATGACATGTCTTGCAACTGTGGGGAAATCAAAACTATACAGGGGTTTACTCGTATTCAACTACATTGGTGGCTCTACAAGAACTACATCTCTAATCTAAGCTACTAATTTCTAAGGAGAGAGGTATTTTACACATTTAGTTTGTGTAAATTTTTCCATAACATCAATTCATATCCTTGTGGGATGGCATGTATTGGTACTAGAGtacaatacacacacatgcagccattAGCATGGATACAGCTAATCTGGACACTTACCAGCTTCAACAATAGCAGGTTTGTTACTAGAGCAGACTGAGAGCACCTTCAGCACTCTACTTGTGGTCCATAGTAGCTTCTCATATGTATAGGTCCTCATTATGTTTACTAGAGCCTGGGGTCCACCACTGGCCAGAATAATCAACTgtaaaggaagttttatttagtGCTTAAGATGAAAGTTATGAAACAGTCTTTCCACAGTCATTCATTCAGTCTTCACATGCATGGGCAATAACCTGGATGGATAATGGCCATTCAATGGCCTCAAAGTGTTTGTTTCCTATACTCCAGGAGACAATGTTTGGCACCCTGGCTGAAGCAAATCTTTTCACCTCTAGATGTGGTTGGTCCCTACATGTGAAGGGAGAAGGTTCTTATAAGTATCCTCCATAATGACACTAGTGTCATATCTGTCTGACTGCCCAGAGACAGACTGTTAATAGTGAATCTGCTCATGAAAAAGTTGGATGCATTCATTTACCTTGCTTTCTTGATTGCCATAAGCTAAAATCTGAAGGCAATCTGTTGTGATGGCCAAGAATTTAACATTTGTCTTGTTGAGCAAGGCAACCATTTTCTGCAGCCCACCAGCTAGACGGACAGCCATTTTGGCACCTTCCTGATGCAACAGGAGGTTGTGCAGAGTAGTTATAGCATAGAACAGCACGGAGTCCACTGGggaactaaaaaaaacaaaacacacagaacagaacaaaggaagtGAGCACCTACACCTATCAGTATTAAATACAGATAGGTGTTGCAATGGTAGTCCACATACCCAAGCATTttaaccagagcaggaatgcctCCCGATTTGAAGATGGCCAACAATCCTTCACGGTGATGTGAGAGGTTGTGTAGTGTGCCTGCAGTGCAACGGGCTGTTTCCACATCATTTGTATTTTGCATGGTACGCACAATAGCAGATACCATTTGAGGAGAACGCATGATAGCATGGCGGGAGGCTTCCTTTTTGGACAACTGATGAACCATAACTGCAGCCTTGTTCACCACCACCTATAAAGTATGAAGCAAGCTTTTAGTTTTAGCTAGTCATTTTAATTACACCCTGCAAATTTGCTACATTAACCTAGAGTCTACACATATACCTGGTCCTCATCATTCAACAATTTGGTCAGTTCTGGGATGGCACGAGTTGCGAGTTCTGCATCATCTTGATAATTTATCAAGTTAACCACAGCATGTTTTAACATCTGGGATGGCTCAGCCAGGCGCTGCACATTAGTTGGATGAGCAGCATCAAACTGTGTGGAAGGGATCTGCATGCCTTCATCCAATGTTTCAGGGAACATAGCTGCACGCACTCTCTGTGCTCTGGTCATTGCATATTGTCCATCAATGTCTGAAACAGAGGTAACAGACTTTGCTTAAGACTGGAAAGATAAGTAGAATAGAAAGGGTAGGTAGTCTAATAAGACAAGGGACACCAATTAGTATTTAAATTTGTAGAATTAAGCAATCTTGACTTACTAGATAAGTGTCAGTTTGCAAGTATTAAATTGTTTGAATGACAACAGAATGAAAATTTTCCTTACCAGCTACTTGTTCCTGGGTAAAGGACTGAGAGAACCCCTGTTCCCACTCATACAAAACTTGGGTGGTATCAACATCATCCTCTTCAGGATTCCCCTTGCCACTCAGAGAAGGAGCTGTTGTTGTGGCACCAGAGTGGATACCAGAGTCAAGATAGGATTGCTGCTGCCAGTGGCTGACTGCTGCTTTTCTATCGGGCTCCATTGCCATATCCAATTCCATCAAGTCAGCTGCAAGAAATCAGCGTTGAATATATAGACCATTTGTTTATTAGGCAAATTTTAGTCATAAGAAGATGCAGCATGAATTGTTACAACTTTGTATTTAATTTGGAAAGAGCGGAGACAGTCGCTTCAGACTATGAGGTTTTAATGTTATGCCAGTTCAGTTAGCTTGAGACCCAAGCAGAACATTAAGCAGAAACAGGCAACCCCAACAGAACTGGGCAATAGAACTCTTGGTAGTGCATCCAGGACATATAGGGATTCATTCATCAGTCTtatgcttttttggggggggaggtgggggggagagaatggaCCTTGTTGGCACTTCTTGGACTGAGAAGAATGCACGTCTACAGGTTTATGTACTTCCTAAAAAGAGCAGTTTTCCATGCATGAAATATTTAGTAGTAGATGGAACAGTTAGACAGTCCCAGAGTGAttaaatgggaagaaaaagagCTAAAAGCTTAAGAAGCCCCTGCAATATTTGTCAGAGCCAAGCAAAGTTCAGTCTGTTAGATATACCTTGGGTTGCCATGTTCCTTGCTGGGCTCCCAGAACTATAGCCTGCAGAACTTCAGAGACCTtaaccagaaaacaaaaaaacaaaacaaaaaaaaacacacaaaaaaatcaagaaCTACAAACTTGCTAGCTTTGGTTAGTTTCCAGTAAGAGAAAGGAGTTCAAGTTATGGGATCAGCCTAGTATGTTAATGCTGTATCTCAGTCTAcacgcag is part of the Dermochelys coriacea isolate rDerCor1 chromosome 2, rDerCor1.pri.v4, whole genome shotgun sequence genome and encodes:
- the CTNNB1 gene encoding catenin beta-1 isoform X3, whose product is MATQADLMELDMAMEPDRKAAVSHWQQQSYLDSGIHSGATTTAPSLSGKGNPEEDDVDTTQVLYEWEQGFSQSFTQEQVADIDGQYAMTRAQRVRAAMFPETLDEGMQIPSTQFDAAHPTNVQRLAEPSQMLKHAVVNLINYQDDAELATRAIPELTKLLNDEDQVVVNKAAVMVHQLSKKEASRHAIMRSPQMVSAIVRTMQNTNDVETARCTAGTLHNLSHHREGLLAIFKSGGIPALVKMLGSPVDSVLFYAITTLHNLLLHQEGAKMAVRLAGGLQKMVALLNKTNVKFLAITTDCLQILAYGNQESKLIILASGGPQALVNIMRTYTYEKLLWTTSRVLKVLSVCSSNKPAIVEAGGMQALGLHLTDPSQRLVQNCLWTLRNLSDAATKQEGMEGLLGTLVQLLGSDDINVVTCAAGILSNLTCNNYKNKMMVCQVGGIEALVRTVLRAGDREDITEPAICALRHLTSRHQEAEMAQNAVRLHYGLPVVVKLLHPPSHWPLIKATVGLIRNLALCPANHAPLREQGAIPRLVQLLVRAHQDTQRRTSMGGTQQQFVEGVRMEEIVEGCTGALHILARDVHNRIVIRGLNTIPLFVQLLYSPIENIQRVAAGVLCELAQDKEAAEAIEAEGATAPLTELLHSRNEGVATYAAAVLFRMSEDKPQDYKKRLSVELTSSLFRTEPMAWNETADLGLDIGAQGEPLGYRPDAVSSE